From one Acidibrevibacterium fodinaquatile genomic stretch:
- the carA gene encoding glutamine-hydrolyzing carbamoyl-phosphate synthase small subunit, which translates to MPLTVEDLIARLGGADAAAEQLGVGTEALRKWRQARSIPARHWPALLAATGLTLTDLPRAPSRSDPMSAIAHPPEGATAALVLADGTVFWGRGLGAMTAKAPPLGEVCFNTGMTGYQETLTDPSYAGQIITFTFPHIGNVGVNSEDVEASTIAARGLVLHADITAPANWRATEGLDEWLARRGVTGMAGVDTRALTLRIRDQGAPNAVLAYPKDGRFDLPALRAAAAAWPGLEGMDLAGTVSCTQSYPWDETVWTWGQGYGRQTAPRFHVVAVDYGAKRNILRELAAAGCRITVVPATASADDILRHRPDGVFLSNGPGDPAATAEYAVPAIRGVLEAGVPLFGICLGHQLLALALGGRTYKMARGHRGANQPVKDLATGKVEITSQNHGFAVDPASLPEGVVVTHTSLFDGSNEGIALTGKPVFSVQYHPEASPGPSDSHHLFGRFVALMES; encoded by the coding sequence ATGCCCCTCACCGTCGAAGATCTCATCGCCCGCCTCGGTGGCGCCGACGCCGCCGCCGAGCAGCTCGGCGTCGGCACCGAGGCGCTGCGCAAATGGCGCCAAGCGCGGAGCATTCCGGCACGCCATTGGCCGGCGTTGCTCGCCGCGACCGGGCTGACCCTCACCGATCTGCCTCGCGCCCCATCCCGGAGTGACCCCATGTCCGCCATCGCTCATCCCCCCGAGGGCGCGACCGCAGCGCTCGTGCTCGCCGACGGCACGGTGTTCTGGGGCCGCGGCCTCGGCGCCATGACCGCCAAGGCGCCACCGCTCGGCGAGGTCTGCTTCAATACCGGCATGACCGGCTATCAGGAGACCCTCACCGATCCCTCCTATGCCGGCCAGATCATAACCTTCACCTTTCCTCATATCGGCAATGTCGGCGTCAATAGCGAGGATGTCGAGGCCTCGACGATCGCCGCCCGGGGCCTCGTTCTGCACGCCGACATCACAGCGCCGGCCAATTGGCGGGCAACCGAGGGCCTCGATGAATGGCTCGCCCGGCGCGGCGTCACCGGCATGGCTGGCGTCGATACACGGGCGCTGACCCTTCGCATCCGCGACCAGGGGGCGCCCAACGCTGTGCTCGCCTACCCGAAAGATGGCCGCTTCGATCTGCCGGCGCTCCGCGCCGCCGCGGCTGCTTGGCCGGGGCTCGAGGGGATGGACCTCGCCGGCACCGTCTCCTGCACCCAAAGCTACCCTTGGGATGAGACGGTTTGGACGTGGGGCCAAGGCTATGGCCGCCAGACCGCGCCGCGGTTTCATGTCGTCGCGGTCGATTATGGCGCGAAACGCAACATTCTCCGCGAACTCGCCGCCGCTGGCTGCCGCATTACCGTGGTGCCGGCAACCGCCAGCGCGGACGACATCCTCCGCCATCGCCCGGACGGCGTCTTTCTCTCGAACGGCCCTGGCGACCCGGCGGCGACGGCGGAATACGCGGTGCCGGCGATCCGCGGCGTGCTCGAAGCCGGGGTGCCGCTCTTTGGGATCTGTCTCGGCCATCAGCTCCTCGCCCTCGCCCTCGGCGGGCGCACCTACAAGATGGCGCGCGGCCATCGCGGCGCCAACCAGCCGGTCAAGGATCTCGCGACCGGGAAGGTCGAGATCACCAGCCAGAATCACGGCTTCGCGGTCGATCCGGCAAGCCTCCCGGAAGGCGTCGTGGTCACCCATACTAGCCTGTTTGACGGCTCGAACGAGGGCATCGCGCTCACCGGCAAGCCGGTATTCAGCGTGCAATACCACCCCGAGGCCAGCCCCGGCCCCTCCGATAGCCACCATCTCTTTGGGCGCTTCGTCGCGCTGATGGAGTCCTGA